From Gossypium raimondii isolate GPD5lz chromosome 11, ASM2569854v1, whole genome shotgun sequence:
TAATACTCATGTAATGTGATATATGGCATTATTGGATATGTATGTAAAATAAGAATGCATTTGATTTGTTGATATTCTGATtcacatgttaagcatgccattATTTTGATTCTGATACACATGTTAACCATGTTACTATTTTGATTCTGATTCGTATGTTAAGTATGCCACTGTGTTAAATCGTAATAAGATCTGATTCGCATGTAAAACATGTTTACTGAAAATTCTGTTCTGTATggcatatcacatgcatggggttgaGATATGACTGTAAGGAGGAAGATTTTAGCAGTTTAATAATCTGCACATTCTGGTGGTTTAACCACGTTATCTGGTAGTAGAAATGTAATTCTAGTGGTTCGACCACATTATTTTGTTTCTGGCAACTTGATTGCGTTATCTGGTGGATGGTCTACATTAACTGTGTGTTATTTGATGAACGAGTTTTCGGGAACTCATTATAGTGTGTAGTGGAGATGGGTGGAAaatgtttttttgaaaattttcattctttctGAAAAAGCATTGTATCAACATCATTGCCATGTATATTGATAAATGTGATTTTGTGATGGTAATTTTGAATATGTGATATGTTATACTAAATGAGTTTCTGTCTTATTTTCTGTTGCTATGAAAATTGACATACACTAGGCTTTAAAAGCTCACCCCTTTAAGTTTATGATTGTTTTTAGATAATAGTCGAGGATAGGACATGGGCTCAACTTACGGAGGTGCACTCAggtattttgaaataaattatcacacTTTATTACTTGGTATTTTGGAATTGTTTTGTCATTTTTGGACTGTGGTTTGAGACATTTCATTTGATATTTGGGTTTTGGATGATTATGcatgattgaatttttaaaactatctCCTAAATCGGTTTATAAACTTGGTAAGAAAAACTGGATATTTCAACCTAATCGACAACTCAACTCAATGttgatatttcaaaaataaaacttcaTTTTGAAACTCAACGTTATTTTCTCATTAAAATGGTATTTGACAAGACATGTCAAAGTTAGAATTTCAAATCAACAAGTGAGAGCTAGATAAGATCTTTTTCGTTGTGACAGTTTTGAAATATGACGTTTTCTATAACCATTCGAAACTAGAGTTTTTCTAGAGATAACCGATTTGGAAAAATTCTTTCCAAAAGGAAACTTGTAGATGCTGATTGGTTTTTCTCAAGCAAATCAAAatgaatactttttttaaataacgaTGTTTGTTGAGAGAAATAGTTAAATGATTTTTCGCATCGTTACCATGGCCAATGTGATTTTCGagattcgaccataatgtctaggttGAGTTTAGGGGGTTACATACTTAGTTCAATATTAACGGGACTGTGGTTAAAACCCAACCTTTTCCAAAATTAGTTCGCTAATTAACCCTAATTATAAAAGAACTCGCTAGTTTAGAAATCCTTTCAATTAAATCTACGAATTCCCCCTTACAACTCCGTACTTAACGAATCCAGGTGTGACAATCTATCagtatcaaatagtgatcaagtcatcaaCCAAAAGACaaatgacccaaaattattttacgcATTTCTATGATAGTTTCTCGAGAGCTCAAGAGTGAAATTAACAATTTGGTGCATCTCACAGGTTTATGTCTCGAGACTAAACAAACAAGTCTTGAGACAAGATGGCTTAACTCATCCATTAAAACaccatttgtggacaagccaccactaaTTTGCAGTTAAACTGTCATTGATTTGTAGATAAACTACCACTGATAACACTAATGTGAACAAGCCAGCactaaattgcatatatgttGCCACTACTTCTTCCTTTCACAAAATCCCatcccatgcatgtgatatagCGGTTTTCACTTATAACACATATAGATCACTTATACACTTATGCATGTAAACATGCCCTTATAATCGCTTATCACATAATAATCACTTTAACATGTTTAGCATGCTTTTCACAATATATTATAGATCTTAAAgtttcatacatatatacaaataaatcgCACCTTTTTAAATCATCACAAATGACACATGAGCCATACATCACATATCATGAGTATAAGATCTATACAAATATCATAACCACAATCATAAGCACATCACTTGTCATGTAGATCATAGTTCCACTTGGTTAGAACATTTACTTAGTTTCCATCTCAATAAGTTATTAAGATTTagtatattcatatattttaatataattaattattaatgtaataaaataattatatcacACAAACAAATGGTAACGATCCCACATCTTATATCGCAGATCTAATTTGCCATGATCCTTAATAATGATCTCACTTTGATCTAACTCAAAAGATGAATCTCATGGTTTTGGACTCTTGAAAAGATGATTTCCAATGCGAAAGTAGGGGTCTCCATGATTATCGTTTGGTCCTTCAAGATGATAAGGAGTAGTATTAGTACCAtagtacataaataaataataaaaaatataactatgACTCATGGAAGTATACCATTTGGCCATGTTAAGGAAACAATAGGAGAAAGGTTTTTACAATCCAAAATGATCTTTACTTacacttaattaattcaaatcgACTAATAAATTGAGAATGAGCGTTATTGGAAAATCGAGAAATCTAGAAAGGATCATTACAATGAAAGAAAgagtttgattaaattaaaaagagaaatGGCTTAAgaagagggaaaggaaaagaaaagaaagatttttgGTCACAGGGGGTGACGGCGGCGGCTTGGCGATGGTCTGACAGTAGAGGAGCTATGCCCGACAGTGGCTAAGCGACGGTCCAATGGTGGTGGAGTTATGTGGTTCGGCTAAGGAGAAGGGGAGAAAGGAGTAggtgaagaaaaatagaacaaaagtggaggaggaggaggacttGCGATGGCGCACGGTGGTAATGGGAGGAGGGAGATGAGAAGAGTGGAGGTGCAACAGCCATGTGAGGTGGTGATCGATGGAAGGAGGTTTGGGTCACAGTGgaggaaaaaaaagatgattAAAGGAGTGGTTGGCCAAAATGGAGAGAAAATgtgagaaaagaaatgaaaaatggaagaaaGTGAGAGGGAGAGGGAGTATGGACGGTAATAAAAGTGTGGAATGATTGGTCAATCTTGGCCAGGTTCAATGTATATTGCAAATAGGTAAGATGTGAGGTTATGGCAAGGTAGGGGGACATGGAGTAAAAAGGGGGATCATGCACCCTCAACTTATGATAAGTTTGACCCGTGTTGGAGGAAAGGAACCCACTTATTTATGGTGAAAAAGGGGTGGACGGCAAGCACTTAAATAACatggaaaaaaattgtaaaattaaataaataaatgattgtGAACATTAACACTTAGACCTTAGACCACTAGGATAACTAAGGAGTTAATAAACCACTAAACTACTCACTTCCTTATTCTTAAATTtgtgcaaataaaataaaaatatgggatGACATTTGCtaagggtttaaaataaatttgcacCAAATAGAAATTAACGAAAGCAAAGGGATTCGAACTCAGGTCATCAAGAACAGCTCAACCACTACTCAATgactataattgatatttatttattatcaaatgagaaaaatattatctaaataaaaattcagcCGTGACTACTCTCGgttcattaacccaatttcttTACCTAATATTAGATAGCAAAGAATTCACCAAAGATctcttgaattattttaaatagaaaaagaaaatatccgTTATGAATTTTGCCTCAGTTTAGAGCCACAAGGAGGTAGAAATTTGATTCTGTTAGGTTACGATCAACCAGCCACTTGCATTAGATAGTTGAAATAAAACCAATAGCTATTAAAGTGGGGAAAACCAAAAGAAGGCAGAAAGGAATCTTAAGGGGTCCCTTTGCATATCTTATTTTTACGAAATGGCTAATTATAGACAATTAAAATACGCCCAGTACATATATCATATCTCTAAAAAGACGAAAACAAAAGTtgtagattaaaaaaaaaatgacaatGGCTCTATGAATCCGAAggatttttctgaattttgggCCAGAAAATCTAACCGTTTGAATGATATTACATTTGGCTGACTTACAGGTTGGGACCCAAAATCATTAgtgtaaattaaaatgtaaacagACTAACCTTCTGCATATATCTTGAAATCTGTTGTGGGCTCAAACCCTTAGCGCATTGTTTCcgattaaaattttgttttttaattctAATGAGTTAATAGAATAACAACATCTTGGAATGCCTGAATAGAGGAATTGTAAAAACTGAAACGATTTTGTTTACCCGTCACtaattatgacatattagtcaTTTATGAGAAAAATGCTTCCACTTGAAATTTAGGTACTTCGAGACATTCTCATTCTATATACCAACTAAAACTCTCAATAAAACCAAAAGATAAAACTCCAACAAGCTGAGGGTCGGATCTCAACAAAATCAAACAGTAGTTTTGATATCCCATCGAAGTACAAAATTCGAAATCTTACGAGTTTCAATTTGTTTCTCTGCTACCAAATTTGTATGCGTCAGTGAGTGAGACTAACCAACAGACGATGGAGCAAAAAACAGCAAGGATAGGGCTATGGGATGAAAGCAATATACggaataaataaattcatgactGTCGTATTAAGCTGAAGAGAATTGATACAAGGATTAATATAGCATTTAGTGGAGTCTgactcaaaaatattttggcatgtttatcGCTTTAGTACATTAGAACAaagtttgtatttaaaaaaaattaaaatctttgtCTGGGCAGAAGCTTGAAATGCCCACTCGAGTTGAGTACTGTTGATGAAATAACGTTAGGATTAAGAAATGTATCCTCCTACTAATTTCAACACTGGGAAAAGCTTAATGGCTCCTTCCTGGCTCTTGCAGAAATGGGTCCAACAGAGCATTTCAAGATATGATCGTGAAAGCCAACTGCCGAGGTGGCACTTTCTTTACAGCAGAAAGTGGGCTTTTCCTATTTGATAAGAAAGCTTGGTGAGCTTCACAAAAGTCAGTGGAGTAACCATATGGTTGTAATcctacataaaataaaagataaagtgCCGACGCTGGTATAAACCCTCAGATTATTCTCAACTATAATTCACTACAAAGAAAACCTTATCCTAAGAGCCTCCATTTGTATGTACTTGTGTTCtgtatatttcatattattttttatgttgagTCAAAGATAGAAATTCAAATTCCCACCTTTTCCTATATATAAAGCCCCCTAGTCCAACAACCTCCTAGAAAGAATCACAATCTTAAACTCACAATTAACCCTGCCAAAACTATGTCCATATCCATACCCACTCAAGTTCTTCCAGGTTTGCTCGGAGAATTCCACTGTAGAAGGTTGCTGCTTACACCAACTACAGCATCTCCTCCAAGCCCTGAGATCCACCACAATTCTTCGGATCTGTACACCCGTAATAACAGCTTCGATGCCAACATTGTTATGGTTCTATCAGTACTCTTGTGTGCCCTTATTTGCTCACTTGGACTCAATTCCATCATCAGGTGTGCATTAAGGTGCTCGAGTTTAGTAGCCTCAGAATCTGGAGCCACCACCTCTAGTCGGTTAGCAAACAAAGGGGTCAAGAGAAAAGCCTTGAAGACCTTTCCAACAGTAAACTACTCTGCGGACTTGAAGCTGCCCGGCTTGGACTCTGAGTGCATCATATGTCTATCCGATTTTACAGCAGGTGACCGCGTGCGACTTCTACCAAAGTGCAACCATGGGTTCCATGTCCGGTGCATTGATAAGTGGCTAAGCGCCCATTCATCTTGCCCCAAATGCAGGCACTGCCTGGTCGACACATGCCAAAAGATTGTTGGGTGTACTCAGGCAAGTTCGTCGGAACCTCCTCCGGTGCAAGAAACCATATTGTCTATAATAACTCCGGTAGATCGCGAAGGTTTCATACATAGCTATAGGTGAATTAGCTTAGTAGTTattctttgcttttctttctttcactcttttttttaattgtatcATATGCAAGCCAAAATTTAGCTCTTTGCCTTGAAAATTAGCATTAGAAGGCTACAAGCTAGAATACCATTTTATGTGAAGTTGTGAAATTCGTTCCttgtttttatcttcttttttttctcctaCCCTTATGAAAAGCTGTTCATAACTTTAAACAGAACAAATGCACAATGAGCTCACTTAGTTTAGAATTCCATTAGAAATAGTAATCAGCAGATCAATAGCCGAAAGGACGAATCAAGCCAAAAGAGTTGTGGTAGCTGACTGTTGTTGGGGAACGACCAATTAGCTTAGTCAACTAACAAAGTTCttttaaataggaaaaatattaaaacaatggGCAAAATTTAATACGGATGCTTTTAAAATCCCAGCTTCGAAGATAAACATTCTGATTGGTGTGGAGTGtgaacacttttttttttaatattatgattattatatggaaataacttatat
This genomic window contains:
- the LOC105788109 gene encoding RING-H2 finger protein ATL78, translating into MSISIPTQVLPGLLGEFHCRRLLLTPTTASPPSPEIHHNSSDLYTRNNSFDANIVMVLSVLLCALICSLGLNSIIRCALRCSSLVASESGATTSSRLANKGVKRKALKTFPTVNYSADLKLPGLDSECIICLSDFTAGDRVRLLPKCNHGFHVRCIDKWLSAHSSCPKCRHCLVDTCQKIVGCTQASSSEPPPVQETILSIITPVDREGFIHSYR